CGTGGCCTCGGCCAAGCGCACGTTGGCCGTGTAGCCGTTCGCCGCCTCGAAAATGACGTGGCGCACCGTGTCACGCACCTTGGCCATCCTGGCGAGCTCGGCGACCTTGACGCCCGTAAAACGAGCGCCGAGCACGCTCCAGCCCGTGACGCAGTGGACGTCGCACGTCTGCTCGGTCTGCGGCAGGGCGAGCAGGGCCGCAAAATCGAGGTCGAGGGGGTTATCGACGTCGCCGTGGACGCGGAGGCGGAAGGCCGAAGGGCTCGGGTCGCCGGGCTCGCCGCCCATCGGCTTCAAGGCGTCGAGGATACGCTGGCCGGGCGGCAGGCGCGGCCGTCCGTCGGGCCGGAGCTGCTTGGCCCGCGGATCATCGGTGGCGGCGAGAACGTAGGTGCCGCCGCCGAGCGCGAGGAACGTGGTGCCGGCCGCGGCGGCGCGCAGGAAGGCGCGGCGGCGGATCGCATTTTCAAGCGCGGAGAAATCGTCCTTCGGCATGGGGAGCCTCCTCGGATCGAGCCGACTCATCGTAGCGCTCTACGTGCGAGCGTCGAGGCGGTTTCATCGGCGCGGCGAGATCTCTCGGCGAGGGCTTTGCGGCGAG
The window above is part of the Polyangium spumosum genome. Proteins encoded here:
- a CDS encoding molybdopterin-dependent oxidoreductase, coding for MPKDDFSALENAIRRRAFLRAAAAGTTFLALGGGTYVLAATDDPRAKQLRPDGRPRLPPGQRILDALKPMGGEPGDPSPSAFRLRVHGDVDNPLDLDFAALLALPQTEQTCDVHCVTGWSVLGARFTGVKVAELARMAKVRDTVRHVIFEAANGYTANVRLAEATAPSVLIAHKHEGKPLTRPHGPPARALVPDLYFWKSAKWVTGIRFVRTDRPGYWETRGYHNHADPWTEERYG